A genomic stretch from Ureibacillus composti includes:
- a CDS encoding acyl-CoA dehydrogenase family protein produces MSQTIVDTRKMLVERAHALIPMLRDYSPQIDRESHLPQEIVDKLQAEGLLKVLRPEMYGGYQTDMRTFTEVVTEISRGNGSAGWFVSLSNIRDYMISYAFGREALEEIFGTGEDVVLAGNFKPIKCEIKKVDGGYYIEEAQWPFVSGSPHADWLYFGFPLIDENGSVEMAIMVVPRKDVTVLNDWNVMGLRGSGSNSVHVKDVFVPEYRVSLDRLAQKGHYMIEELQEVPLYRTPFVPSLTLSIVGPALGITKAAMDLHMERVQKAGIGNTFYNKMSEAAVTHLQVAQAQLKIDSAELHLHRAVDMLDEYSAKCQKLTMEEGIKIKADFGYVNQLCKEAIDLMTAGAGSVFSYNQNLFQLFYRDFLSMHLHGFITPSSLIETYGRVMCGQEPNTYFV; encoded by the coding sequence ATGAGTCAAACGATTGTTGATACAAGAAAAATGCTTGTAGAGCGTGCACATGCCTTAATTCCAATGTTAAGAGATTATAGTCCGCAAATTGATCGAGAAAGTCATTTACCTCAAGAAATCGTTGATAAGCTTCAAGCTGAAGGTTTATTAAAAGTATTAAGACCAGAAATGTATGGTGGATATCAAACCGATATGCGTACATTTACAGAAGTCGTCACGGAAATTTCAAGAGGAAATGGATCAGCAGGTTGGTTTGTTTCATTAAGTAATATTCGTGATTATATGATTTCTTATGCATTCGGGAGAGAAGCATTAGAAGAAATTTTCGGCACTGGTGAAGATGTTGTTTTAGCTGGTAACTTTAAACCAATCAAATGTGAAATTAAGAAAGTTGATGGGGGTTACTACATCGAGGAAGCTCAGTGGCCGTTTGTTTCAGGAAGTCCGCATGCAGATTGGTTATATTTCGGTTTCCCACTAATCGATGAAAACGGTAGCGTCGAAATGGCAATTATGGTTGTTCCACGTAAGGATGTAACGGTACTTAACGACTGGAATGTAATGGGGTTACGTGGTTCTGGAAGTAATAGTGTTCATGTGAAAGATGTGTTTGTTCCAGAATATCGTGTGTCATTGGACCGACTTGCTCAAAAAGGACATTACATGATTGAAGAATTACAAGAAGTACCTCTATATCGAACACCTTTTGTACCATCATTAACACTATCTATTGTAGGGCCAGCTCTAGGAATTACAAAGGCAGCAATGGACTTACACATGGAACGTGTTCAAAAAGCAGGCATTGGGAATACATTCTACAATAAAATGAGCGAAGCAGCTGTAACTCATTTACAAGTGGCTCAAGCACAGTTAAAGATTGATTCTGCGGAACTACATCTACATCGCGCGGTTGATATGTTAGATGAATATTCAGCTAAATGTCAGAAGTTAACAATGGAAGAAGGTATAAAGATCAAAGCTGACTTCGGTTACGTAAATCAACTATGTAAAGAAGCAATTGATTTAATGACTGCGGGGGCAGGGTCAGTTTTCTCATATAATCAAAATCTATTCCAATTATTCTATCGCGACTTCTTATCTATGCATTTACATGGTTTCATCACACCATCAAGCTTGATAGAAACATACGGTAGAGTCATGTGCGGTCAAGAACCGAACACTTATTTCGTCTGA
- a CDS encoding VOC family protein, with protein MSTRTPEIAKLGHFGLVTTDLEKSLWFFKEVLGLEETEVKDGVHYLRAWGDFEHHTMTVRQGEESHVDHIAWRTKKPEDVELYAKDLEESGIEVRWVAEGTEAGQGRAFRFELPSGHTLEIYYDMEKTLASPETRSVLKNQSHKSWNRGVSPRRIDHVNILTSLLANELSDFLQEKLGFNLRECVQLPDGNLVGAWLSVTPLVHDIAVSHDPHAASPAEIHHVSYWLDNAQDLLRAADILKENGIFFKGPGKHGISQAMYIYAIDPGSGLRVEIFTNGYLIFEPDWEPIVWGVDEMDIGFTYWGDQMDTLPENNPTIKAQERKLIKG; from the coding sequence ATGAGTACAAGAACACCAGAAATTGCAAAGCTTGGACATTTTGGTTTAGTTACAACAGACTTAGAAAAATCACTTTGGTTCTTTAAAGAAGTATTGGGGTTAGAAGAAACAGAAGTGAAGGATGGCGTGCACTATTTACGTGCTTGGGGTGACTTCGAACATCATACAATGACAGTTCGCCAAGGGGAAGAATCTCATGTTGATCATATTGCATGGCGTACAAAAAAACCCGAAGATGTTGAGTTATATGCAAAAGATCTTGAAGAGTCAGGAATTGAAGTTCGTTGGGTGGCAGAAGGAACTGAGGCTGGGCAAGGGCGTGCATTCCGCTTTGAATTACCAAGTGGCCATACTTTAGAAATTTATTATGATATGGAAAAAACACTAGCTTCACCTGAAACGCGTTCGGTATTAAAAAATCAATCCCATAAATCTTGGAATCGTGGAGTATCGCCAAGACGAATCGACCATGTGAATATTTTAACTTCCTTATTAGCTAATGAATTATCAGATTTCTTACAAGAAAAATTAGGATTTAACTTACGTGAATGTGTTCAATTACCAGATGGTAATTTAGTTGGTGCTTGGTTAAGTGTGACACCATTAGTTCACGATATCGCGGTTAGTCATGACCCACATGCTGCATCACCAGCAGAAATTCACCATGTCTCTTACTGGTTAGATAATGCACAAGATTTATTACGTGCAGCTGATATTTTAAAAGAAAATGGCATTTTCTTCAAAGGTCCTGGAAAGCATGGTATTTCACAAGCGATGTACATTTATGCAATTGACCCAGGTAGTGGGCTACGCGTTGAAATCTTCACAAATGGATACTTAATTTTCGAACCAGATTGGGAGCCGATTGTTTGGGGTGTAGATGAAATGGATATTGGCTTCACTTACTGGGGCGACCAAATGGATACATTACCAGAAAACAACCCAACAATTAAAGCACAAGAAAGAAAACTGATTAAAGGTTAG
- a CDS encoding flavin reductase family protein — translation MEDRLFRDAMGKFATGVTVVTTKLEDGSHGMTANAFMSVSLDPKLVVVSIGHKARFLSKVRESKKFAVNILSAEQKEMSMVFAGQLKDEVEINFEELAGLPVLPGSLAQVSCEVVSEYVEGDHTLFIGKVLDIKLNDGEPLIFFAGKYRDLVELEQVKTI, via the coding sequence ATGGAAGATCGTTTATTTAGAGATGCAATGGGGAAATTTGCTACAGGTGTAACAGTGGTGACAACAAAATTAGAAGATGGTTCACATGGGATGACGGCAAATGCATTTATGTCCGTTTCATTAGATCCAAAATTAGTTGTCGTATCAATTGGCCATAAAGCTCGTTTCTTATCAAAAGTTCGAGAAAGCAAAAAATTTGCGGTAAATATTTTATCTGCTGAGCAAAAAGAAATGTCTATGGTCTTTGCTGGCCAACTAAAAGATGAGGTTGAAATTAACTTTGAAGAATTAGCTGGTTTACCTGTACTTCCAGGTTCTCTTGCACAAGTAAGTTGTGAGGTGGTTTCAGAATACGTAGAGGGTGACCACACATTATTTATTGGAAAAGTTCTGGATATTAAATTAAACGATGGCGAGCCATTAATCTTCTTCGCTGGAAAATATCGTGATCTTGTAGAACTAGAACAAGTCAAGACAATCTAA
- a CDS encoding 2-keto-4-pentenoate hydratase, whose product MNIQAAANALLEAERSKNPIAPFTSLSEEITVQDAYGIQLQYIQSKLDAGATLKGMKIGLTSKAMQDMLKVYTPDYGHILDTMVYEPNSKVDMDQFIQPKVEFEIAFVLNKDLKGPNVTVEDVLDATDYVVPAIEIIDSRIEDWKIKFEDTVADNGSSAGAVLGEQKASVEGLDLAAVEMNAYKNGELFDSATGSAVLGDPAKAVAWLANELASYDIQLRAGDFVLAGALSKAVPFNEGDEFEADFGVLGKVGISFVKAGVVK is encoded by the coding sequence ATGAATATTCAAGCAGCTGCAAATGCTCTTTTAGAAGCGGAAAGATCAAAGAATCCGATTGCCCCTTTCACATCCTTATCAGAAGAAATTACTGTTCAGGATGCGTATGGGATTCAACTACAATATATCCAGAGTAAGTTGGATGCTGGGGCAACACTAAAGGGTATGAAAATTGGTTTAACGAGTAAAGCCATGCAAGATATGTTAAAGGTGTATACACCCGATTATGGTCATATTTTAGATACGATGGTATATGAACCAAATAGCAAAGTTGATATGGATCAATTTATCCAACCAAAAGTAGAGTTTGAGATTGCTTTTGTCTTAAACAAAGATTTAAAAGGACCTAACGTAACAGTTGAAGATGTTCTTGATGCAACAGATTATGTTGTTCCGGCAATTGAAATCATTGATAGCCGTATCGAAGATTGGAAAATTAAGTTTGAAGATACTGTTGCGGATAACGGTTCTAGTGCAGGGGCTGTTCTAGGTGAACAAAAGGCGTCGGTAGAGGGTCTTGATCTTGCAGCTGTTGAAATGAATGCTTACAAAAATGGAGAACTATTTGACTCAGCAACTGGTTCAGCCGTTTTAGGGGATCCTGCAAAAGCGGTAGCTTGGTTAGCCAATGAACTAGCAAGCTATGATATTCAGTTACGTGCAGGTGATTTTGTATTAGCTGGGGCTTTATCCAAAGCAGTACCTTTTAACGAAGGTGATGAATTCGAAGCAGATTTCGGTGTACTTGGAAAAGTGGGCATTTCATTTGTAAAGGCAGGTGTCGTGAAATGA
- a CDS encoding acetaldehyde dehydrogenase (acetylating), which yields MRKLKVGIIGSGNIGTDLMYKIERSENLEMSVMVGIDPDSDGLKRAADRGYVAISNGIEGLMEQLDLVDIVFDATSAYAHKKHSDLLTSAGKKVIDLTPAAIGPFTVPPVNLTEHFDKANLNMVTCGGQATIPMVKAVSRVVPVEYAEIVATVASKSAGPGTRANIDEFTRTTSKAIEQVGGAKKGKAIIILNPAEPPIIMRDTVNALVEEEGKEEEIIASVQEMVKEVQKYVPGYRLRGTPQFDGRKVSIFLEVEGAGDYFPPYSGNLDIMTAAAARVADELAKQLTATNA from the coding sequence ATGAGAAAATTAAAAGTTGGCATAATTGGTTCAGGAAATATCGGTACGGATTTAATGTATAAAATTGAACGCAGTGAAAACTTAGAAATGAGCGTAATGGTAGGGATTGACCCAGATTCTGACGGATTAAAACGTGCGGCAGATCGTGGTTACGTTGCTATTTCAAATGGTATTGAAGGTCTTATGGAACAACTTGATTTAGTAGATATTGTTTTTGATGCAACTTCTGCCTATGCACATAAGAAACATAGTGATTTATTGACGTCTGCAGGTAAAAAGGTGATTGATTTAACACCTGCAGCAATCGGTCCATTTACAGTTCCACCAGTGAATCTCACAGAGCATTTCGATAAAGCTAACTTAAATATGGTTACATGCGGTGGCCAAGCGACGATCCCAATGGTTAAAGCTGTTTCTAGAGTTGTTCCAGTTGAATATGCTGAAATCGTTGCAACAGTGGCAAGTAAAAGTGCTGGCCCTGGAACGCGTGCAAATATTGATGAATTTACACGTACTACTTCTAAAGCAATCGAGCAAGTTGGTGGTGCGAAAAAAGGAAAAGCAATAATCATCTTAAATCCTGCAGAACCACCAATTATTATGCGTGATACAGTTAATGCATTAGTTGAAGAAGAGGGGAAAGAAGAAGAAATCATTGCTTCGGTTCAGGAAATGGTGAAAGAGGTACAAAAATATGTACCTGGTTATCGTTTAAGAGGTACGCCACAGTTTGATGGCCGTAAAGTTTCAATATTCCTTGAAGTAGAGGGAGCAGGAGATTATTTTCCTCCTTACTCTGGAAACCTAGATATTATGACTGCAGCAGCTGCAAGAGTAGCTGATGAACTAGCGAAACAATTAACTGCAACTAACGCATAG
- the dmpG gene encoding 4-hydroxy-2-oxovalerate aldolase codes for MTERSFEILDVSLRDGSHAMRHSFTEEQVRATAKGLDAAGVNYFEVSHGDGLGGSSLQYGFSKVDELKLIEAAADECENAKVSVLLIPGIGIKEDLQEAVKVGAKMVRVATHVTEADVAAQHIALGRELGLKTVGFLMMAHMAPVEKVVEQAKLFESYGAEIVYVTDSAGYMLPNDVTERISALKQSIGCEIGFHAHNNLSMAMANTIAAVEAGATYIDGSLRALGAGAGNTQTEVMAAVLERLGYNTGIDLYKLMDVANDVVAKFMQRPQEITGSGLIMGYSGVYSSFLLHTQAAAQKFGVDERDILVELGRMKAVGGQEDLIYDVAQQFAIKKQKVEI; via the coding sequence ATGACTGAACGATCATTTGAAATATTAGACGTATCACTTCGCGATGGTAGTCATGCGATGAGACATTCATTTACAGAAGAGCAAGTTCGTGCAACAGCTAAAGGATTAGATGCTGCAGGAGTAAACTATTTTGAAGTTTCACATGGAGACGGTTTAGGTGGGTCTTCATTACAATACGGTTTTTCTAAAGTGGATGAATTAAAATTAATTGAAGCAGCTGCTGATGAATGTGAAAATGCAAAAGTTTCTGTTCTATTAATTCCTGGAATTGGCATAAAAGAAGATCTCCAAGAGGCTGTGAAAGTTGGAGCTAAGATGGTTCGTGTTGCAACTCATGTAACAGAAGCGGATGTTGCAGCGCAGCATATTGCATTAGGCAGGGAACTAGGTTTAAAAACAGTCGGATTCCTTATGATGGCTCATATGGCACCAGTAGAAAAAGTAGTAGAACAAGCAAAATTATTTGAAAGCTACGGCGCTGAAATTGTTTATGTAACAGATTCAGCGGGCTATATGTTACCAAATGATGTGACAGAACGCATTTCTGCTTTAAAACAATCAATTGGTTGTGAGATTGGTTTCCATGCTCATAATAATTTATCGATGGCAATGGCAAACACAATCGCTGCTGTCGAAGCAGGTGCAACGTATATTGATGGTAGCTTAAGAGCGTTAGGCGCTGGTGCGGGTAATACCCAAACAGAAGTGATGGCAGCTGTGTTAGAACGACTTGGTTATAATACGGGTATTGATCTTTATAAATTAATGGATGTTGCAAACGATGTAGTTGCAAAATTCATGCAACGTCCACAAGAAATTACGGGTTCAGGTTTAATCATGGGATACTCTGGTGTATATTCAAGCTTCTTGTTACATACGCAAGCAGCAGCCCAAAAATTTGGAGTAGATGAGCGTGATATTTTAGTAGAGCTAGGACGTATGAAAGCAGTTGGTGGACAAGAAGATCTAATCTATGATGTTGCGCAACAATTTGCCATAAAAAAACAAAAAGTTGAAATTTAA
- a CDS encoding VOC family protein produces MSKPELAKLGYVALVTPDIEKSLWFFKEVIGLEETEEVDGVHYLRAWGDFGHHSLSIEKGDSGYVKHVGWRTKNPEDVLAFKTALEQEGVNVQHVKAGTTRGIGAAIRFQLPSGHSFELYYDVDMPEVAEHRRSVLKNQTYKSWAKGVSPRRFDHVNIHASENIKETYNFLLEQLGFKMREYLVDDDGNTIAGWMSVTPLVHDVAFIAKPSLPTKARLHHLSYWSDDTQDILRAADILKENGIQFIGPGKHGVSQAIYLYVMDPGSGARVELFTGGYLIFEPDWEPIEWTMEERSLSNTYWGDSVQDKELNNITIEAK; encoded by the coding sequence ATGAGTAAACCTGAACTGGCGAAACTTGGTTATGTAGCACTTGTTACACCCGATATTGAAAAGTCACTATGGTTTTTTAAAGAAGTGATCGGCCTTGAAGAAACGGAAGAAGTCGATGGCGTTCACTATCTACGTGCTTGGGGAGATTTTGGACACCATTCCCTATCGATTGAAAAAGGTGATAGCGGATATGTAAAGCATGTCGGCTGGAGAACGAAAAATCCAGAAGACGTTTTAGCTTTTAAAACTGCTCTTGAACAAGAAGGTGTTAATGTTCAACATGTTAAAGCTGGTACAACTCGAGGTATTGGTGCAGCGATTCGCTTTCAATTACCAAGTGGGCATTCATTCGAACTTTATTATGACGTTGATATGCCAGAAGTGGCAGAACATCGTCGTTCAGTGTTAAAAAACCAAACATATAAATCCTGGGCAAAAGGTGTGTCACCAAGACGCTTTGACCATGTAAATATCCATGCTTCAGAAAATATTAAAGAAACGTATAACTTCTTACTTGAGCAACTTGGATTTAAAATGCGTGAATACTTAGTCGATGATGATGGGAATACAATTGCAGGGTGGATGAGTGTTACGCCGCTTGTTCACGATGTTGCGTTTATTGCAAAACCATCCTTACCAACGAAAGCTCGACTTCATCATTTATCCTATTGGTCTGATGATACACAAGATATCTTACGCGCCGCTGATATTTTAAAAGAAAATGGTATTCAATTTATCGGACCAGGAAAACATGGAGTTTCACAAGCTATTTATCTATATGTAATGGATCCAGGCAGTGGTGCCCGTGTGGAGCTATTTACAGGCGGTTACTTAATCTTTGAACCAGATTGGGAGCCGATCGAGTGGACGATGGAAGAACGTTCGTTAAGTAACACATATTGGGGAGACTCTGTACAAGATAAAGAATTAAACAACATTACAATTGAGGCGAAATAA
- a CDS encoding FAD synthetase family protein: MKTIEINKENIIFWQTRISKHVIALGFFDGLHKGHQQVISIAKQVAMEKNLPLSVMSFFPHPKSVLSNGNESVDYLMPLDQKKEQLSQLGVDYFFIVEFSLDFAALSPEQFISDYVIGLGAQHVVCGYDYTYGKKGAGNASTLVEHAQGNLELTIVPKVDLCGEKISSTRIRELLSVGNVSFISKLMGHPYTVQWSPYAGLLPYYTLPAPGLYEVSVVGKSFKETGIIRVLNRNDLHFEHMIIPTNEQLTFTWHKEVSERKVKVIS; this comes from the coding sequence ATGAAGACAATAGAAATTAATAAAGAAAATATTATTTTCTGGCAAACTAGAATTTCTAAACATGTCATAGCATTAGGATTTTTTGATGGCCTTCATAAAGGTCATCAACAAGTCATTTCGATTGCAAAACAAGTGGCGATGGAAAAAAATCTCCCGTTATCAGTGATGAGTTTTTTCCCTCATCCTAAAAGTGTATTATCGAACGGCAACGAATCTGTTGATTATTTAATGCCGCTAGACCAGAAGAAAGAACAACTATCCCAACTTGGCGTTGATTATTTCTTTATTGTCGAGTTCAGTTTAGATTTTGCCGCACTTTCTCCGGAACAATTTATCTCTGATTATGTGATTGGGTTAGGGGCACAACATGTCGTATGTGGCTATGATTACACATATGGTAAGAAGGGTGCCGGAAATGCATCAACTTTAGTGGAACATGCACAAGGAAATCTTGAATTAACAATTGTCCCTAAAGTGGATTTATGTGGCGAGAAAATCAGCTCTACTAGAATTAGAGAGTTGCTCTCAGTAGGGAATGTTTCCTTTATTTCAAAATTAATGGGTCACCCATATACAGTCCAATGGTCGCCATATGCTGGACTATTGCCTTACTATACATTACCTGCCCCAGGGTTATATGAAGTATCGGTTGTAGGAAAGTCGTTCAAAGAAACTGGAATTATTCGCGTATTGAATCGAAATGATCTTCACTTTGAACATATGATAATTCCAACAAATGAACAGTTAACTTTTACATGGCATAAAGAAGTGAGCGAAAGAAAAGTAAAAGTAATTAGTTAA